The region AGCCCTATAATTAGGGATTTAGTAAAGGAAAACCAACTTAACTTAAACGATTTGATTTACCCTTTATTTGTAGTAGATAAAAAAAGTGCAAAAATTGAGATTAAATCAATGCCAGGAGTTTATCAATTAGGATTTGATGAATTACTAGCAGAATGTAATGAATGTTTAAAGCTTGGAATTAAGAGTATTTTATTATTTGGCGTATTAGATGAAAGTGCAAAAGATAGCTGCGGAAGTGATGCAATGAGCGATAATGGGCTTATAGCTCGTGCTATTAGAGCTATTAAAGAGCGTTTTGGCGATAGCTTATATTTAATTGCAGATTTGTGCTTTTGTGAATACACAGACCACGGACATTGCGGAGTATTAGATGAAGATGGGTATTTAAATAATGAAATTACGCTTTTAAATTCTAGCAAACAAGCTTTAGTAATGGCTAGAGCTGGAGTTGATATGATTGCACCTAGTGGAATGATGGATGGAATAATAAAAACTTTAAGAACTACTTTAGATGAAAATGGCTTTGATACTTTACCTATTATGGCTTATTCAACCAAATTCGCAAGTGCATACTATGGACCTTTCCGTGATGTGGCTAATTCAGCTCCTAAAAAAGGCGATAGAAAAGC is a window of Campylobacter sp. MG1 DNA encoding:
- the hemB gene encoding porphobilinogen synthase, whose product is MRKFRRLRKSPIIRDLVKENQLNLNDLIYPLFVVDKKSAKIEIKSMPGVYQLGFDELLAECNECLKLGIKSILLFGVLDESAKDSCGSDAMSDNGLIARAIRAIKERFGDSLYLIADLCFCEYTDHGHCGVLDEDGYLNNEITLLNSSKQALVMARAGVDMIAPSGMMDGIIKTLRTTLDENGFDTLPIMAYSTKFASAYYGPFRDVANSAPKKGDRKAYQMDYANGKEALNESLEDEKQGADILMVKPALAYLDVVKEISQNSLLPLCVYNVSGEYSMLKNAGIAGLVDYPKILMETMISFKRAGAKLIITYHAKELAEMLRG